In one Lolium rigidum isolate FL_2022 chromosome 3, APGP_CSIRO_Lrig_0.1, whole genome shotgun sequence genomic region, the following are encoded:
- the LOC124694619 gene encoding uncharacterized protein LOC124694619, with protein MQKTKRKGRGKSITRVNKKQNASKSVHKQCIALEDGSRNLVESFGNSSSELTKQIESKLSESVVSLASFDASLDGSLHDGFAKKLTIKVRLPNDRVVIGSLGQIDLKKHISVLAIPCNLSSIVR; from the exons ATGCAGAAAACCAAGCGCAAGGGAAGAGGCAAGAGCATAACACGCGTGAATAAAAAGCAAAATGCTAGCAAATCAGTACATAAGCAAT GTATTGCCTTGGAAGATGGATCTAGAAACTTGGTTGAATCCTTTGGAAATTCCTCGAGTGAACTCACCAAACAGATTGAGTCAAAACTATCAGAAAGTGTTGTTTCTCTTGCTTCATTTGATG CTAGTCTGGATGGATCTTTACATGATGGGTTCGCTAAAAAATTGACG ATTAAAGTGCGTCTTCCCAATGATCGAGTTGTCATTGGCTCGTTAGGCCAAATTGATCTCAA GAAGCACATCTCAGTTCTAGCCATCCCGTGCAATTTGAGTTCGATAGTAAGGTAG